From a single Streptomyces sp. NBC_01264 genomic region:
- a CDS encoding ABC transporter permease subunit: protein MRRQWPLLWLALYRRRRMLAALLVGMVVFEALMVVVAHAIPPGQLFSAGGKGPPSAYRAFSGSSGDVSIASYPGLLGAGLTHPFWIAIQLTAIGSLAAAAVAADVESGTVELVMVRPVSRTRLLAERTAALVLAALALNLAATLTVAVGVALSPDIHRAVPISGVFAAGLMGLGFALCLIGPAMAVSAAGRRRAQVVGATIAIGAVGFAVNFIALAWSPTAPLRFLSPFHYYAPGDALAGGGVLWPQLGILVGVGVLGILLAHLLLRRRDLAP, encoded by the coding sequence GTGAGACGCCAGTGGCCACTGTTGTGGCTCGCCCTGTACCGGCGGCGCCGGATGCTGGCCGCCCTGCTCGTCGGGATGGTCGTCTTCGAAGCGCTCATGGTGGTGGTCGCCCATGCGATTCCTCCGGGGCAGCTCTTCTCCGCGGGCGGGAAGGGACCACCCTCGGCCTACCGGGCCTTCAGCGGGTCCAGCGGCGACGTGTCGATCGCCAGCTACCCCGGACTGCTGGGCGCCGGCCTCACCCACCCCTTCTGGATAGCCATCCAGCTCACCGCGATCGGTTCGCTCGCCGCGGCCGCCGTGGCCGCGGACGTGGAATCCGGGACGGTGGAACTCGTCATGGTGCGTCCCGTCAGCCGTACCCGGCTGCTGGCCGAGCGGACCGCCGCACTGGTGCTCGCGGCGCTGGCCCTGAACCTGGCCGCGACCCTCACGGTCGCGGTGGGGGTGGCGCTGTCACCGGACATCCACCGGGCGGTGCCGATCAGCGGGGTGTTCGCCGCCGGGCTCATGGGCCTCGGCTTCGCCCTGTGCCTGATCGGGCCGGCGATGGCCGTGTCGGCGGCGGGACGACGGCGGGCCCAGGTGGTCGGCGCGACCATCGCGATCGGGGCCGTCGGCTTCGCCGTCAACTTCATCGCGCTGGCCTGGTCGCCGACAGCCCCGCTGAGGTTCCTCAGCCCCTTCCACTACTACGCCCCGGGCGACGCCCTTGCCGGAGGCGGCGTGCTCTGGCCCCAGCTCGGGATCCTGGTCGGAGTGGGAGTGCTGGGCATCCTGCTGGCCCATCTGCTGCTCCGACGCCGGGACCTCGCGCCCTGA
- a CDS encoding universal stress protein, whose amino-acid sequence MESTFRTPDTSSVTVGVDGSQSARVAALWAAKEAVCRDRPLHIVYGSDTDGRALYLSAETIERVRANGRALLADTAKAVSAEYPGLTVTTEFSRAGAVDTLHRAGGLHGTVVLGNRGLGGFNSLMLGSVGLDTAAIAMTPVIVVRGIDGAEETGTVLAAIRDEDDLLIARYAAREAELHKASLRLLHVWNVLQSVGEVVSMLDGIDEIAGGHAETLRAVTDVVRSEFPDLAVQADAEKSVSVAGVLVEASRHADLLVMGGRRVPGPLGLARNLGKATHSLLHHAHCPVLLIPRTGSDFGSRS is encoded by the coding sequence GTGGAAAGCACATTCCGCACCCCGGACACCAGCTCGGTCACCGTCGGCGTGGACGGTTCGCAGTCGGCGCGCGTCGCCGCCCTGTGGGCGGCCAAGGAGGCCGTGTGCCGTGACCGTCCCCTCCACATTGTCTACGGCTCCGACACCGACGGCAGGGCCTTGTACCTGTCGGCGGAGACCATCGAACGGGTCCGCGCCAACGGCCGGGCACTCCTGGCCGACACGGCGAAGGCCGTGTCGGCCGAATACCCCGGGCTGACCGTGACCACCGAATTCAGCCGCGCGGGCGCCGTCGACACCCTGCACCGGGCCGGCGGGCTCCACGGCACGGTCGTCCTGGGCAACCGCGGCCTGGGCGGATTCAACTCCCTCATGCTCGGCTCGGTCGGGCTGGACACCGCGGCCATCGCCATGACCCCCGTCATCGTCGTCCGAGGCATCGACGGGGCCGAGGAGACCGGCACGGTCCTCGCGGCGATCCGCGATGAGGACGACCTCCTGATCGCCCGGTACGCCGCCCGGGAAGCCGAGCTGCACAAGGCCTCCCTGCGACTGCTGCACGTGTGGAACGTGCTCCAGTCCGTCGGTGAGGTGGTCAGCATGCTCGACGGCATCGATGAGATCGCCGGCGGCCACGCTGAGACCCTGCGAGCCGTCACGGACGTGGTCCGCAGCGAGTTCCCCGACCTGGCGGTGCAGGCCGATGCGGAGAAGAGCGTCTCCGTGGCCGGTGTCCTGGTCGAGGCGTCCCGTCACGCAGACTTGCTCGTCATGGGCGGCCGCCGGGTACCGGGACCCCTCGGACTCGCCCGCAACCTGGGCAAGGCCACGCACAGCCTGCTGCACCACGCCCATTGCCCCGTCCTGCTCATCCCCCGGACCGGCAGCGACTTCGGGAGCCGGTCATGA
- a CDS encoding CBS domain-containing protein encodes MRHRTVADLMTHTAVTVRRTTAFKEIARLLKEFDITATPVIDETGHSLGVVSEADLLRPRPAGGAATAEELMTSPAVTARPEWSVVRAARVMQRHRVKRLPVVDEEGRVVGVLSRSDLIQLFLRRDHAIQEEIIEDVLTRTLHLTPSAITVEVDDGLVTLSGTVPQPGLLPVVVRLCQSVDGVVDVDNRLTCAEVEQS; translated from the coding sequence ATGAGGCACCGCACTGTCGCGGACCTGATGACCCACACCGCCGTCACCGTCCGGCGCACGACCGCGTTCAAGGAGATCGCTCGGCTCCTGAAGGAGTTCGACATCACCGCCACGCCCGTGATCGATGAAACCGGGCACTCGCTCGGCGTCGTCTCCGAAGCCGACCTTCTCCGCCCGCGGCCCGCCGGGGGCGCGGCGACAGCCGAAGAGCTGATGACGAGCCCGGCCGTCACGGCCCGACCCGAGTGGAGCGTGGTCCGCGCGGCCCGGGTCATGCAGCGCCACCGGGTCAAGCGGCTACCGGTCGTCGATGAGGAAGGCCGCGTGGTCGGCGTACTCAGCCGCAGCGATCTGATCCAGCTTTTCCTTCGCCGCGACCACGCGATACAGGAAGAGATCATCGAGGATGTCCTCACCCGGACACTGCACCTGACTCCTTCGGCCATCACCGTCGAAGTCGACGACGGCCTTGTGACCCTCAGCGGCACCGTGCCGCAGCCCGGCCTGTTGCCCGTGGTGGTTCGCCTCTGCCAGAGCGTCGACGGGGTCGTGGACGTCGACAACAGACTCACCTGCGCCGAGGTCGAACAGAGCTGA
- a CDS encoding CBS domain-containing protein, with amino-acid sequence MKHLKVADLMTDEVVSVAPGTGFKDVAKLLAQYDISGVPVLDEEDRVLGVVSQTDLLAHTVPGSRPAEQSTTEAGRPSAGDVMSAPAVTVHAEETVADAARLMTRRGIERLPVVDVEDRLIGIVTRRDLLRRFLRPDSEIRRRISDEVLVEVLGVPAGDVGVHVVDGIVTLDGHVERRSQLPALLSLVEQLDGVVAVTSRVTARTDDTATTHADHVRHAMPW; translated from the coding sequence ATGAAGCACCTCAAGGTGGCGGACCTGATGACGGACGAGGTCGTCTCCGTGGCCCCGGGCACCGGTTTCAAGGACGTCGCGAAGCTCCTTGCCCAGTACGACATCTCCGGAGTCCCCGTCCTGGACGAGGAGGACCGCGTGCTGGGCGTCGTCTCGCAGACCGACCTGCTGGCCCACACGGTGCCGGGCTCCCGTCCCGCCGAGCAGAGCACCACAGAGGCTGGGCGGCCGTCCGCGGGCGACGTCATGTCCGCGCCCGCGGTCACCGTCCACGCCGAAGAGACAGTGGCCGACGCTGCCCGGCTGATGACCCGCCGGGGTATCGAACGCCTGCCCGTCGTGGACGTGGAGGACCGGCTCATCGGAATCGTCACCCGCCGGGACCTGCTCCGCAGGTTCCTGCGTCCGGACTCCGAGATACGCAGGCGTATCAGCGACGAGGTCCTCGTCGAGGTGCTCGGGGTGCCGGCCGGTGACGTCGGCGTCCACGTGGTGGACGGCATCGTCACCCTGGACGGCCATGTCGAGCGCCGGAGCCAGCTCCCTGCGCTTCTCAGCCTCGTCGAGCAGCTCGACGGGGTCGTCGCCGTGACATCGCGCGTCACCGCCCGTACCGACGACACGGCAACCACTCACGCTGACCATGTTCGGCACGCAATGCCGTGGTGA
- a CDS encoding universal stress protein has translation MENHVTVGVDGSPESLAAARWAAREAVLRQVPLRLVHAVDWPLDPVFPGLGRQDVDRWADQALTEAAQELHGRYPNLEITTRCLAARPAAALAAEAADAGLLVLGSRGLGGLVGFIVGSVAMSTLVATDAPVVLVRAADDPDGSGADSGAEVVVGVDIHEACDRVLAFAFEEAARRDCPLRAVHGWKMPAAYSYVPFFDPDNERDIGKSVTHMVDDMLLPWQHKFPDVNVSHNVFMGSAGEHLVRASKGAGLVVVGRHLRRSPLGVHLGSVAHAVLHHAPAPVAVIAHD, from the coding sequence ATGGAAAACCACGTGACCGTCGGAGTCGACGGCTCCCCGGAGAGCCTGGCGGCAGCGCGCTGGGCCGCACGGGAGGCCGTCCTGCGGCAGGTGCCGCTGCGGCTCGTGCACGCCGTCGACTGGCCCCTGGACCCCGTGTTCCCCGGCCTGGGCCGCCAGGACGTGGACCGCTGGGCGGATCAGGCCCTGACCGAAGCCGCGCAGGAGCTGCACGGGCGCTACCCGAACTTGGAGATCACGACCCGCTGCCTGGCAGCCCGGCCGGCAGCCGCCCTCGCGGCCGAGGCCGCCGACGCCGGGCTGCTGGTCCTGGGATCGCGCGGTTTGGGTGGCCTGGTCGGTTTCATCGTCGGCTCGGTGGCCATGTCCACCCTGGTCGCGACTGACGCACCGGTCGTCCTCGTTCGCGCCGCCGACGACCCGGACGGCTCGGGCGCAGACTCCGGCGCCGAGGTCGTCGTGGGGGTCGACATCCACGAAGCGTGCGACCGGGTACTCGCCTTCGCCTTCGAAGAGGCGGCCCGGCGCGACTGCCCGCTGCGGGCCGTGCACGGCTGGAAGATGCCGGCCGCCTACAGCTACGTCCCCTTCTTCGACCCGGACAACGAACGGGACATCGGCAAGAGCGTCACGCACATGGTCGACGACATGCTGCTGCCCTGGCAGCACAAGTTCCCCGACGTGAACGTCAGCCACAACGTGTTCATGGGATCGGCGGGCGAGCATCTCGTCCGGGCATCGAAGGGCGCGGGACTCGTCGTTGTGGGACGCCATCTGCGCCGCTCCCCGCTCGGCGTGCACCTGGGCTCGGTCGCCCACGCGGTCCTGCACCACGCACCAGCCCCCGTGGCCGTCATCGCCCACGACTGA
- a CDS encoding Acg family FMN-binding oxidoreductase: MIATHFDPDTVIRLVGDAVTAPSMHNAQPWKFVFHVGSGALALYGDPERAMTRTDPDHRGLHLGCAAALFNLRVSAAWLGLPVRVQLLPDEAEPWLLATVTIDETTGADHELASLHGAVRRRHTSRYPFSEEPVPTALLDGLWAAARSEGCRLTVPDTWHIDTVLGLVRDAEHREEIDPLAQAETAAWTSHAPDPAGTRRDGIPAAAFGPKGSGGPTPVRDFGWANPIPDRGWAVFEKRPQLALLSTSGDTRADWLRAGQAMERVLLQATADGLATSMTSHPLEWPELRWTLRDPVAAMGHVQMVFRLGYGPAGPDTPRRSLSEVMEIRE; the protein is encoded by the coding sequence GTGATCGCAACACACTTCGACCCCGACACCGTCATCCGGCTCGTCGGCGACGCCGTCACCGCCCCGTCCATGCACAACGCCCAGCCGTGGAAGTTCGTCTTCCATGTCGGCAGCGGCGCCCTCGCCCTTTACGGAGATCCGGAACGCGCCATGACCCGAACCGACCCGGATCACCGTGGCCTCCACCTCGGTTGTGCCGCGGCGCTGTTCAATTTGCGTGTGTCCGCGGCCTGGCTCGGTCTCCCGGTCCGCGTGCAGCTCTTGCCCGACGAAGCCGAACCATGGCTGCTGGCCACGGTGACGATCGACGAGACCACGGGCGCGGATCACGAGCTCGCCTCCCTGCACGGCGCCGTCCGGCGTCGGCACACCAGTCGGTACCCCTTCAGCGAGGAGCCGGTGCCGACCGCACTGCTGGACGGTCTGTGGGCCGCGGCCCGCTCGGAAGGCTGCCGACTCACCGTCCCGGACACCTGGCACATCGACACCGTGCTCGGGCTGGTACGAGACGCAGAACACCGCGAGGAGATCGATCCACTCGCCCAGGCGGAAACCGCGGCCTGGACCTCCCACGCGCCGGACCCTGCGGGCACACGCAGGGACGGCATTCCCGCCGCCGCATTCGGACCGAAGGGTTCAGGCGGCCCCACCCCCGTACGCGACTTCGGTTGGGCCAATCCGATTCCGGATCGCGGCTGGGCCGTGTTCGAGAAGCGGCCGCAGCTGGCTCTGCTGAGCACCTCGGGGGACACGAGAGCCGACTGGCTACGCGCAGGCCAGGCGATGGAACGCGTTCTTCTGCAAGCCACTGCTGACGGCCTTGCCACCTCGATGACGTCGCATCCCCTGGAATGGCCGGAGCTGCGGTGGACGCTGCGTGACCCGGTCGCGGCCATGGGACACGTGCAGATGGTCTTCCGCCTCGGCTACGGCCCCGCAGGCCCCGATACGCCCCGCCGCTCGTTGTCCGAGGTCATGGAGATCCGGGAGTAG
- a CDS encoding universal stress protein, protein MTSHQTGTHDIVVGIDPGRDWHLALAWAADEAQRRRLPLRLVLAVPPQHDTQHVDDTPGQTAIRQAGSDRLEQACNWVRDRHPEVSVTGDLLGGFPAPVLGAAAREARMIVLGSRHLSRTAEFFSAGSLVVPVTAQARCPVVVVGDAEHISQQPTYVVAGIDGSASATAALAFAFDEADLRGAALRVVCVRQPPLIMLDGEEVALHAQRTLLSEATAGLSEKYPDVHMTHEVLTGHPVEELARAAEHALAVVVGRRGRGGYTGMRIGSVVHGLLHRAHCPVITVPTG, encoded by the coding sequence ATGACCAGCCACCAGACAGGAACCCATGACATCGTCGTGGGCATCGACCCGGGCAGGGACTGGCACCTTGCCCTGGCCTGGGCCGCCGACGAGGCACAACGGCGCCGGCTCCCGCTGCGCCTGGTGCTCGCGGTGCCGCCCCAGCACGACACCCAGCACGTCGATGACACCCCCGGCCAGACGGCCATCCGGCAGGCCGGATCCGACAGACTCGAACAGGCGTGCAACTGGGTACGTGACCGCCACCCCGAGGTGAGCGTCACCGGCGATCTGCTCGGCGGCTTCCCCGCCCCCGTCCTGGGCGCCGCAGCACGCGAGGCCCGCATGATCGTCCTCGGCTCCCGGCACCTGAGCCGCACCGCCGAGTTCTTCAGCGCCGGCTCGCTCGTGGTCCCCGTCACCGCCCAGGCCCGTTGTCCGGTGGTCGTCGTGGGCGACGCCGAGCACATCAGCCAGCAGCCGACCTACGTCGTCGCGGGTATCGACGGCAGCGCATCCGCCACTGCCGCGCTGGCCTTCGCCTTCGACGAAGCCGACCTTCGGGGGGCGGCACTGCGGGTCGTCTGCGTGCGGCAACCGCCTCTGATCATGCTGGACGGCGAGGAGGTGGCGCTGCATGCCCAGCGCACTTTGCTCTCCGAGGCCACTGCCGGCCTGTCCGAGAAGTACCCGGACGTGCACATGACGCACGAGGTCCTCACGGGCCACCCGGTGGAGGAACTGGCGCGGGCCGCCGAGCATGCCCTGGCCGTCGTCGTGGGCCGCCGCGGCCGCGGCGGGTACACCGGCATGCGGATCGGATCCGTCGTCCACGGCCTCCTGCACCGCGCGCACTGCCCGGTGATCACCGTCCCCACCGGCTGA
- a CDS encoding cation-translocating P-type ATPase yields MTSHAIDTPSVGSSAPAGLTQAEAERRLARYGRNEVAPPRPAPLYRRVLAQLRDPLIMVLLGAALLTIAIGDHPDAVVIGLVVVFNTTVGVTQEVRADRAVAALSVLSAPHARVRRDSTAHEVPAALVVPGDSLLLGQGDIVAADADLTEASALLMDESMLTGESEPVAKTAGDTVGAGTVVVRGRGTATATATGPASALGRIAALLDGEHGPTPLQRRLASLGRVLAAATLALCVLFFALGLVRGLGVSTMAVTAISLAVAAVPESLPAVVTLALALGARRMAARGALVRRLPAVETLGSVSVLATDKTGTLTEGRMVVQHLWTPSGAADVSGSGYEPYGDLTRAGHSLTPEQLRPLQELLTTAALCNDASLKAPQSGSDAWTAVGDPMEAALLAAAAKADCPNSAELHRDCPRIGEAPFDSLRKRMTTLHHLPDGNVLVCLKGAPEAVLAPTVLAEPSALLDQARRQAAELAAHGFRVLAVAGAERLQWRPPAARAEQGLSLLGLIAISDPPKVTAAATLAACRAAGITPVMITGDHPATAHAIAVRIGLIEDGPADVVVTGPELAAAPDTDLTQVRVFARTDPQQKLDIVHAWRARGAVTAMTGDGVNDGPALRQADIGVAMGARGTEVARQAADLVLTDDELSTVVTAVEEGRRVYDNIRRFLVYAMAGGTAEILVMLAGPLLGLTLPLRAGQILWINLLTHGLTGVAMGAEPAAPAAMQRPPRPPGQHVLAAGVWQRLLILAAAVTAFSLTAGIGARGMDLPWQSVLFLSLLGAQLGVALGLRARLFTTQNLFLPASVAASALLAIAALHVPALQSLLDTRPVGWAGTGLATAAALAAFVTARLLRSAFHRKA; encoded by the coding sequence ATGACCAGCCACGCGATCGACACGCCATCCGTCGGCTCCTCGGCCCCGGCGGGGCTGACGCAGGCCGAGGCCGAACGCCGACTTGCCCGCTACGGGCGCAACGAGGTGGCGCCGCCGCGACCCGCACCCCTCTACCGACGGGTGCTGGCGCAGCTGCGTGATCCGCTGATCATGGTGCTGCTCGGTGCCGCACTGCTGACCATCGCGATCGGTGACCACCCGGACGCCGTCGTCATCGGTTTGGTGGTCGTCTTCAACACTACCGTGGGCGTCACCCAGGAGGTCCGGGCGGACCGCGCGGTCGCCGCGCTCTCCGTTCTCTCGGCCCCGCACGCCCGGGTACGGCGCGACAGCACCGCACACGAGGTGCCGGCAGCGCTCGTGGTGCCTGGTGACAGCCTGCTGCTGGGCCAGGGAGACATCGTCGCCGCGGACGCCGATCTCACCGAGGCATCCGCTCTCCTGATGGACGAGTCCATGCTCACCGGCGAATCGGAGCCCGTCGCCAAAACTGCCGGTGACACGGTCGGCGCCGGCACCGTCGTGGTGCGCGGTCGGGGTACGGCGACCGCCACGGCCACAGGACCAGCCAGTGCCCTCGGCCGGATCGCAGCGCTCCTCGACGGGGAACACGGGCCGACCCCGCTCCAACGCCGCCTCGCGTCCCTCGGCCGCGTCCTGGCCGCCGCCACCCTCGCCCTGTGCGTGCTGTTCTTCGCCCTGGGCCTCGTACGCGGCCTCGGCGTGAGCACGATGGCGGTCACCGCCATCAGCCTGGCCGTCGCCGCGGTGCCCGAGTCCCTGCCCGCCGTGGTCACCCTCGCCCTCGCCCTCGGAGCCCGCCGCATGGCGGCCCGGGGCGCCCTGGTCCGACGCCTGCCGGCCGTCGAGACGCTGGGCTCGGTGAGCGTGCTGGCCACGGACAAGACAGGCACCCTCACCGAGGGCCGCATGGTCGTCCAGCACCTGTGGACACCGTCCGGAGCCGCGGACGTGTCCGGCAGCGGATACGAACCTTACGGAGACCTGACCCGGGCCGGGCACTCCCTGACACCCGAGCAGCTCCGCCCGCTGCAGGAGCTCCTCACCACGGCAGCCCTGTGCAACGACGCGAGCCTGAAGGCGCCCCAGAGCGGCTCCGACGCGTGGACGGCCGTGGGCGATCCCATGGAGGCCGCACTGCTGGCAGCCGCCGCCAAGGCCGATTGCCCCAACTCCGCCGAGCTGCACCGGGACTGCCCCCGGATCGGAGAAGCACCCTTCGACAGCCTGCGCAAACGGATGACCACCCTCCACCACCTGCCCGACGGCAACGTCCTGGTCTGCCTCAAGGGGGCGCCGGAGGCAGTCCTGGCTCCCACGGTGCTCGCTGAGCCGTCCGCGCTCCTGGACCAGGCGCGCCGTCAGGCCGCCGAGCTGGCCGCCCACGGGTTCAGGGTCCTGGCAGTGGCAGGCGCCGAACGGCTCCAGTGGCGCCCGCCCGCCGCCCGGGCGGAACAGGGACTGAGCCTTCTCGGCCTGATCGCCATCAGCGATCCGCCGAAAGTGACGGCCGCAGCCACCTTGGCGGCCTGCCGCGCCGCCGGCATCACCCCGGTCATGATCACCGGCGACCACCCCGCGACGGCCCACGCCATCGCCGTGCGCATCGGACTGATCGAGGACGGTCCGGCCGACGTCGTCGTCACCGGACCCGAGCTCGCCGCAGCACCGGACACCGACCTGACCCAAGTACGTGTATTCGCCCGGACCGATCCGCAGCAGAAGCTGGACATCGTCCACGCCTGGCGGGCCCGCGGCGCCGTTACCGCCATGACCGGGGACGGCGTCAACGACGGCCCCGCCCTCCGCCAGGCCGACATCGGCGTCGCCATGGGCGCCCGCGGCACCGAAGTGGCCCGCCAGGCCGCCGACCTCGTCCTCACCGACGACGAGCTCTCCACCGTGGTCACGGCCGTCGAGGAAGGCCGCCGCGTCTACGACAACATCCGGCGCTTCCTCGTCTACGCCATGGCTGGCGGAACCGCCGAGATACTCGTGATGCTGGCAGGCCCCCTGCTCGGCCTGACTCTGCCGCTGCGGGCGGGGCAGATCCTGTGGATCAACCTCCTCACCCACGGCCTGACCGGCGTGGCCATGGGTGCCGAACCGGCCGCGCCTGCGGCGATGCAACGCCCACCCCGGCCGCCGGGCCAGCACGTACTCGCCGCAGGCGTATGGCAGCGCCTCCTCATCCTGGCCGCGGCCGTGACGGCGTTCAGCCTGACCGCCGGCATCGGCGCGCGTGGCATGGACCTGCCCTGGCAGAGCGTGCTCTTCCTGTCTCTGCTCGGGGCCCAGCTGGGCGTGGCCCTGGGGCTGAGGGCCCGGTTGTTCACCACCCAGAACCTCTTCCTCCCGGCCTCCGTGGCGGCCTCCGCCCTCCTGGCGATAGCTGCCCTGCACGTTCC
- a CDS encoding CBS domain-containing protein, with protein sequence MKHLRTVEDVMTHAVISVDRGTAFKDIVEALRMWNVSALPVLAKDGRVVGVVSEADLLLKPEGTDTAHDTAAEQLMTRPAVTVTKDATIPTAARLMARGLLKRLPVVDGDGRLVGGVSRGDLLKVFLRPDEDIGAEIRELIMYQLIPNGSAEVHVHVANGIAYLNGSLPDPAMEDVVVRTAGTVPGVVDVKADFTVPASA encoded by the coding sequence ATGAAGCACCTGCGCACCGTCGAGGACGTCATGACGCACGCCGTGATCTCCGTCGACCGAGGAACCGCGTTCAAGGACATCGTGGAAGCGCTGCGGATGTGGAACGTCAGCGCCCTCCCCGTCCTGGCAAAGGACGGACGGGTGGTCGGCGTCGTCTCCGAAGCCGACCTGCTGCTCAAGCCCGAGGGCACCGACACGGCCCACGACACCGCTGCCGAGCAGCTGATGACCCGCCCGGCCGTGACCGTCACGAAGGACGCCACGATCCCCACCGCGGCGCGGTTGATGGCCCGCGGGCTCCTCAAGCGCCTTCCCGTGGTCGACGGTGACGGCCGCCTCGTCGGCGGCGTCAGCCGCGGAGACCTGCTCAAGGTCTTCCTGCGCCCGGACGAGGACATCGGCGCCGAGATTCGCGAACTGATCATGTATCAGCTGATCCCGAACGGTTCCGCCGAAGTGCACGTCCACGTCGCCAACGGCATCGCCTACCTCAATGGGTCGCTGCCGGACCCCGCAATGGAAGATGTCGTCGTACGCACCGCCGGCACCGTACCGGGCGTTGTCGACGTCAAGGCGGATTTCACCGTCCCCGCCTCCGCATGA
- a CDS encoding universal stress protein: MSNRITVGLDGSGADTATADWAAHEAELRGAALELVHAEDWTQYGPFAVPLPETRDQWAEELLSRTRDRLLREHGTLNISTHGSKGLAASKVLAASAADADLLVLGSRGLGAVAGFIVGSTGSATIPETETPVVLVRSIDGEDRPPGNPGDAGPVVLGVDLRSNCDRLLAFACEEADRRACPLAVVHGWSLPPVFSYAPVLDPGVAKEMAHGLETTLRELLSPWEKKYPRLALDARIVLGQPAIQILDAASGAALVVVGRRIRRPALGARIGPITHAVMHHATSPVAVVAHG, from the coding sequence ATGTCGAACCGGATCACAGTAGGGCTGGACGGATCGGGCGCCGACACCGCCACAGCCGACTGGGCCGCCCACGAGGCCGAACTGCGCGGCGCGGCGCTGGAACTCGTCCACGCGGAGGACTGGACCCAGTACGGGCCCTTCGCCGTTCCGCTCCCCGAAACGCGTGATCAGTGGGCTGAGGAGCTCCTTTCGCGCACACGGGACCGGCTGCTGCGCGAACACGGCACGCTCAACATCAGCACCCACGGCAGCAAAGGACTCGCGGCCTCCAAGGTTCTCGCCGCGTCCGCAGCCGATGCGGACCTGCTCGTTCTCGGCTCACGCGGTCTCGGCGCCGTCGCAGGGTTCATCGTGGGCTCGACCGGATCGGCGACGATCCCCGAGACCGAGACGCCCGTCGTCCTCGTGCGCTCGATCGACGGCGAAGACCGTCCGCCCGGGAACCCGGGCGATGCCGGGCCGGTGGTGCTCGGAGTGGACCTGCGCAGCAACTGCGACCGGCTCCTCGCCTTTGCCTGCGAGGAAGCGGACCGGCGGGCCTGCCCGCTCGCCGTCGTACACGGGTGGTCGCTCCCGCCGGTCTTCTCCTACGCTCCCGTCCTCGATCCCGGCGTCGCGAAGGAGATGGCCCACGGACTCGAGACCACGCTCCGAGAGCTGCTGAGCCCCTGGGAGAAGAAGTACCCGCGGCTCGCCCTCGATGCCCGCATCGTCCTCGGCCAGCCCGCCATCCAGATCCTGGACGCCGCGTCCGGCGCGGCACTCGTCGTGGTCGGCCGGCGCATCCGTCGTCCGGCACTCGGCGCCCGCATCGGCCCCATCACCCACGCGGTGATGCACCACGCCACCTCTCCGGTCGCCGTCGTGGCGCACGGCTGA